The genomic interval CCCCGTGCAGCTTGTTCGGCGGCAGATCGTAGAACTGCACGAGATTCGGCGTGAGCTTCTTGATGCCCGAGAACACGTGCCAGACCAGGTTCGTCGTGTGGATCTCCTCGACGCCGTAGAAGATCGTCTTCTCGGTGATCCCCGCCTCCTTGATCACCTCCTCGACGTCGACGCGCTCCATGTAGCCGGCCTGGATCTCGAACGAGCGCAGCCCATCGGCGAGCTGCTCCTTGAAGAAGCCGGTGACGCCGTAGGGGTCCACGCGCCGGACGATCGACACGATGATGTTGTCCTCGTAGATGATGTTGTTCTTGAACATCGTGTGGACGATGTACGGCGGGACCGCCGCGGCGTCCTTCGCGAAGAACAGCGCCGTCCCGGAGATCTTGTTCAGGCCGCGGTAGAGCTGCTCGTAGGAGAGCAGGAAGACGTCCAGCGGCAGCGGCCGCAGCTGCCGGTAGAGCTTCTTCTGCCCCTCCCGGTAGACGAGGATCACGGTCAGCGGCACGGCGGCGATCACGAGCGACCAGAACCCGCCGTGGGGGATCTTCGTGGTGTTCGACATCAGGTAGACCAGGTCGATGACCGTGACGAGCGCCGCCACCGCCGCCTTGGTCTCCTGGCCGCGGCGCAGGAAGATCCAGGTCATCATGACGCCGGTGATGCTCATCGTGCCCGTGACCGCCAGGCCGTAGGCCGCCGCCAGCTCCTTGGACTCCTTGAAGATGACCATGATGAAGAGCACCGCCACGAGCAGGAACCAGTTGGCCGCGCCGATGTAGATCTGCGACTGGCGCTCGTACGAGGTGTAGCTGACGCGGAACATCGGCATGATCCGCGTCGTGATGCCCTGGTAGATGATCGAGAACATGCCGCTGATCATCGCCTGCGAGGCGATCACGGTCGCGATCACGCTCAGCAGGAGGAAGGGGATGTACAGCGGCCGGGCCTGGTCGAAGACCATCTGGAAGAGCACGTTGGTCGCGTTGGGGTGGCGGATGACGTAGGAGCCCTGCCCGAGGTAGTTGACCACCAGCGCCGCGAAGACGAAGTACCAGGCGTGGATGATGTGCTCGCGCTGCAGGTGCCCCATGTCCGCGTACAGCGCCTCGCCGCCGGTGGCGCAGAGGATGACCTCGGAGAGCACGAAGAAGCCGGCCAGCTTGCTCTCGGCGAGGAAGCGCAGCGCGTTGAGCGGGTTGAGCGCCCCGATCACCGAGGGCAACTCGAGGATCGAGACCAGGCCGAACCCCGCGAGCGCGCAGAACCAGATGATCATC from bacterium carries:
- a CDS encoding KUP/HAK/KT family potassium transporter, which codes for MTQRTGWGTGVLRSLGLVFGDIGTSPIYTLTVVVALTVPTEAHILGVLSLIVWTLILLVTVEYAWLAMSLSVRGEGGTIVLSEILVPLLRGGRQTAFVTFLTYIGISLIIGDGVITPAISILSAVEGLLLIPGLEGLAPKVLILIAGTIAIALFAVQRKGTEKVAGAFGPLMIIWFCALAGFGLVSILELPSVIGALNPLNALRFLAESKLAGFFVLSEVILCATGGEALYADMGHLQREHIIHAWYFVFAALVVNYLGQGSYVIRHPNATNVLFQMVFDQARPLYIPFLLLSVIATVIASQAMISGMFSIIYQGITTRIMPMFRVSYTSYERQSQIYIGAANWFLLVAVLFIMVIFKESKELAAAYGLAVTGTMSITGVMMTWIFLRRGQETKAAVAALVTVIDLVYLMSNTTKIPHGGFWSLVIAAVPLTVILVYREGQKKLYRQLRPLPLDVFLLSYEQLYRGLNKISGTALFFAKDAAAVPPYIVHTMFKNNIIYEDNIIVSIVRRVDPYGVTGFFKEQLADGLRSFEIQAGYMERVDVEEVIKEAGITEKTIFYGVEEIHTTNLVWHVFSGIKKLTPNLVQFYDLPPNKLHGVVTRVEL